From the Leptospira sp. WS60.C2 genome, one window contains:
- a CDS encoding M16 family metallopeptidase, with protein MAPVIECKRAVLPNGLTVLFQPMKHASSMGVGVFLKQGSLAETNAEHGYFHFLEHMLFKDTETRTSKEIAESIERVGGILNGSTGREYTQYYVVAIKNQAELAFDILSDMLFRPLFRKEDIQTEKGVIMEEMRSYEDAPDDFVYDYYFRNIFGKSPYGRDIIGTKKSVTGVTEKSIRTFFEKHYFPKNMVISVSGNFTWEKVLDLTKKYFSFENPKGKNPTELIIPTPKRYYTKHLERRKIEQFHIMLGVNGKKRDYRDVTVTGLISTILGGGMASRLFQNIREKEGLCYSIYSFPSYYKTTGLFSVSSATSKEKAARCVELILKELETITKHGFSKSELADAKSNQMGSIAIGYELPENRMNNIGLQEIYYGQYFSLEDRMKAIKSVTLEEINQTARELFRLDKVHLSCVGDMTESQFAKIPVQFGG; from the coding sequence ATGGCACCCGTCATTGAATGCAAACGAGCTGTCTTACCCAATGGTCTGACAGTTCTTTTTCAACCTATGAAACACGCATCCTCGATGGGGGTGGGTGTTTTTTTAAAACAAGGCAGTCTTGCCGAAACCAATGCTGAACATGGGTACTTTCACTTTTTAGAGCATATGCTCTTCAAAGACACAGAAACACGCACAAGTAAAGAAATCGCAGAATCGATTGAACGAGTGGGTGGGATTTTAAACGGATCCACTGGACGCGAATACACACAATACTATGTAGTTGCCATCAAAAACCAAGCTGAGCTTGCGTTTGACATCTTATCTGATATGCTCTTTCGTCCACTGTTCCGTAAAGAAGACATCCAGACAGAGAAGGGTGTCATCATGGAAGAAATGCGTTCGTATGAAGATGCACCCGATGATTTTGTGTATGATTATTACTTTCGTAATATTTTTGGGAAGTCACCGTATGGACGTGATATCATTGGAACCAAAAAATCGGTAACAGGTGTTACAGAAAAATCCATTCGAACGTTTTTTGAAAAACATTATTTCCCTAAGAATATGGTGATCTCTGTTTCGGGAAATTTCACTTGGGAGAAGGTGCTTGATCTCACTAAAAAATACTTTTCCTTTGAAAATCCGAAAGGTAAAAACCCTACAGAACTCATCATTCCAACACCAAAGAGATATTATACGAAGCATTTGGAACGGCGTAAAATTGAACAGTTCCACATTATGCTTGGGGTCAATGGAAAGAAACGAGACTATCGAGATGTAACCGTCACAGGTCTGATTTCCACCATCCTCGGTGGGGGAATGGCATCTCGGCTTTTCCAAAACATCCGTGAAAAAGAAGGGCTTTGTTATAGCATTTACAGCTTTCCGTCTTATTATAAAACCACAGGTCTTTTTTCGGTCTCCTCTGCTACTTCCAAAGAAAAGGCAGCACGTTGTGTGGAACTGATTCTGAAGGAATTGGAAACGATCACAAAACATGGTTTTTCCAAATCAGAACTGGCAGATGCTAAATCCAACCAAATGGGTTCTATTGCGATCGGGTATGAACTTCCAGAAAATCGAATGAATAACATTGGTTTGCAGGAAATCTACTATGGTCAGTATTTTTCCTTAGAAGACCGAATGAAGGCGATTAAGTCAGTCACGTTAGAGGAAATCAATCAAACCGCCAGGGAACTCTTTCGTTTAGACAAAGTGCATTTGTCGTGTGTGGGAGATATGACAGAAAGCCAATTTGCCAAAATCCCCGTACAGTTTGGTGGTTAG
- the dut gene encoding dUTP diphosphatase: MQNLQNQLQIQILRDGAVIPEYKTSGSAGMDLTACLTEPLLLPKGEVVLVPTGLAMAIPEGYEGQIRPRSGFSTKQRILMPNSPGTIDSDYRGEILIPLLNLSGSDFLLEPGTRVAQMVIQAVVKFPIQVVLELGSTERGSGGFGSTGK; the protein is encoded by the coding sequence ATGCAAAATTTGCAGAACCAACTACAAATTCAAATTCTAAGAGATGGGGCTGTGATCCCAGAATACAAAACCTCGGGTTCTGCTGGGATGGATCTAACAGCCTGTCTTACGGAACCCCTACTTCTTCCGAAAGGAGAAGTGGTCCTTGTTCCCACTGGCCTTGCAATGGCGATTCCAGAAGGGTATGAAGGACAAATCCGACCTCGCAGTGGGTTTTCTACAAAACAACGAATCCTGATGCCGAATAGCCCAGGTACCATTGACTCAGACTACCGGGGGGAAATCCTCATTCCCTTACTGAACCTGAGTGGATCCGATTTTCTTTTAGAGCCAGGCACACGAGTGGCTCAAATGGTGATCCAAGCGGTGGTGAAATTTCCCATCCAAGTGGTTTTGGAACTCGGTTCCACGGAACGTGGGAGCGGTGGATTTGGGAGCACGGGAAAATAA
- the flgG gene encoding flagellar basal-body rod protein FlgG: MMRSLWTGATGMIAQQFHIDTVANNLANVNTTGFKKNRVDFEDLVYQHQVLAGTPATSVSEIPTGVNVGHGVKVAATQKLFEIGSFQATGNKLDLALTGEMAFFKIQMPDGTFSYSRDGSFKIDSNQQVVTSNGYLLEPPIILPENAILNTLMVSEEGEVTVKIGNDIRPTTIGQLELYRFVNPAGLQAVGKNLFRETVASGPEIPGMPSQEGYGSVLQGFLEMSNVKIVEEMVNMIVAQRAYESNSKTIQTSDNMLSTAIGLKR; the protein is encoded by the coding sequence ATGATGCGATCCCTTTGGACCGGTGCTACCGGGATGATTGCCCAACAATTTCATATTGATACCGTTGCCAATAACTTAGCCAACGTAAACACCACAGGTTTCAAAAAAAACCGAGTGGACTTTGAAGATTTAGTCTACCAACACCAAGTCCTTGCGGGAACTCCAGCTACCTCTGTTTCCGAAATTCCGACGGGTGTCAATGTGGGCCATGGTGTGAAAGTTGCCGCCACACAGAAGTTATTCGAAATTGGTTCCTTCCAAGCCACAGGAAATAAACTAGACCTCGCTCTCACTGGGGAGATGGCATTCTTTAAAATCCAAATGCCAGATGGAACCTTTTCTTATTCCAGAGACGGATCCTTCAAAATTGATTCCAACCAACAAGTGGTCACTTCGAACGGATATCTACTCGAGCCACCGATCATCCTTCCTGAAAATGCGATCTTAAATACGCTCATGGTTTCCGAAGAAGGGGAAGTCACCGTAAAAATCGGAAACGACATTCGCCCTACAACCATTGGCCAATTGGAACTCTACCGATTTGTAAACCCCGCAGGACTCCAAGCAGTGGGTAAAAACTTATTCCGAGAAACTGTGGCTTCTGGACCAGAGATTCCTGGTATGCCATCCCAAGAAGGCTATGGGAGTGTGCTACAGGGATTTTTAGAAATGAGTAATGTAAAAATCGTAGAAGAGATGGTGAATATGATTGTGGCACAAAGGGCATACGAATCCAATTCCAAAACCATCCAAACTTCAGATAACATGCTTTCTACGGCGATTGGACTCAAACGTTAA
- the flgA gene encoding flagellar basal body P-ring formation chaperone FlgA: MKVWISILLSLSVCLPMMANKDEKRIYLKPKTFVGTGEVRLSEFTNWKETWNPIVFRNVKAPIVITPESLSDSLSSLSAKEFGETLSFLVMGNEGILLPKTSTVSKQELEESLWKRLNEANQNVLGEMGDTFKIHSEKTSVTTITGTSPVWRSVGRTLHAGKRLFPLDFYYEGKLVHSESVPFLIEEKKKAYFTTREIPAKTVLSEKDVELRFFYSADSVREYTDENPVGKTALNGFLPDTAIEKKQVRTLHTIERGQEVELVYTAGNLLLKIKTRALASGNAGEEIPLLNLASQKTIKARVQTEGICLLEER; encoded by the coding sequence ATGAAAGTTTGGATTTCCATTCTACTTAGTTTGTCTGTTTGTTTGCCTATGATGGCAAACAAAGATGAAAAACGAATCTATCTAAAACCAAAAACATTCGTAGGTACAGGTGAGGTTCGTTTATCTGAATTTACAAACTGGAAAGAAACTTGGAATCCAATTGTATTTCGCAATGTAAAGGCACCGATTGTTATCACTCCAGAGTCTCTCTCAGATTCCCTATCTTCTTTGTCTGCCAAAGAATTTGGTGAGACTCTGTCGTTTCTTGTGATGGGGAACGAGGGAATCCTACTTCCAAAAACATCTACAGTATCCAAACAGGAATTAGAAGAATCTCTTTGGAAACGTTTAAACGAAGCAAATCAAAACGTTTTAGGCGAGATGGGAGACACTTTTAAAATTCATTCTGAAAAAACATCAGTCACCACAATTACCGGAACGAGTCCTGTTTGGCGTAGTGTTGGGCGCACGCTCCATGCGGGAAAACGTCTTTTCCCTTTAGATTTTTATTATGAAGGGAAACTAGTTCATTCGGAATCAGTTCCATTTCTGATTGAAGAAAAGAAAAAAGCATACTTCACCACAAGAGAAATTCCCGCAAAAACAGTGTTATCGGAAAAAGATGTAGAACTCAGATTTTTTTATTCTGCTGATTCGGTGAGAGAATATACAGACGAAAACCCTGTTGGGAAAACGGCACTCAATGGTTTTTTACCAGACACTGCGATTGAAAAAAAACAAGTGCGTACCCTCCATACCATCGAACGAGGCCAAGAAGTGGAGCTTGTATACACGGCAGGAAATTTACTATTAAAAATCAAAACAAGAGCACTTGCTTCTGGCAATGCAGGAGAGGAAATTCCTCTTCTCAACTTAGCGTCTCAAAAGACTATCAAAGCCCGTGTGCAAACAGAAGGCATTTGCCTTTTGGAAGAGAGATAA
- a CDS encoding flagellar basal body L-ring protein FlgH, translated as MSVFDSSSKDNSKESKRVWKETCTLLSLKTISSHPFISCLIVFVCWMVTNFGEVRFPNSFSTLVFFPSVSAESLWKDKDPYSYPKTIQPGTVVKVVLKNGLRVEYESEYKATFDNDIKTVPDKKLIPDLPNYTSNSTYMRSKVGKSKSQGKVVGVMAVLVTGIDPGTGNLELEGSRVFTLSEERINLRLSGTISPEDLDKNRFIASDLIANLRVEYQGTLNPKELNDPNIQMKRITNPDGSVTEKAELSDKEKQEIILKNIKRLLGESE; from the coding sequence ATGTCTGTATTTGATTCAAGTTCCAAAGACAATTCCAAAGAATCGAAAAGAGTTTGGAAAGAGACTTGCACTCTTCTTTCCTTAAAAACGATTTCAAGTCACCCATTCATAAGTTGTCTTATCGTCTTCGTATGTTGGATGGTGACAAACTTTGGCGAGGTTAGGTTCCCAAATTCGTTCTCTACTCTCGTCTTTTTCCCTAGCGTATCTGCCGAATCCTTATGGAAAGACAAAGACCCATATTCCTATCCCAAAACCATCCAACCAGGTACGGTTGTGAAGGTAGTTTTAAAAAATGGACTTCGTGTGGAATACGAATCGGAGTACAAAGCGACCTTTGATAATGATATTAAAACTGTACCTGATAAAAAGTTAATTCCAGATCTACCGAATTACACATCAAATTCCACCTATATGCGATCCAAGGTGGGAAAATCAAAATCCCAAGGCAAAGTGGTCGGAGTGATGGCAGTTCTTGTGACGGGAATTGACCCTGGGACTGGTAATTTGGAACTTGAAGGAAGTCGTGTGTTTACTCTTTCGGAAGAAAGAATTAATCTACGTTTGTCGGGAACCATATCTCCTGAAGATTTGGATAAAAATCGATTCATTGCCAGTGACCTGATTGCCAATCTGCGAGTGGAATACCAAGGAACACTCAATCCGAAAGAATTAAATGATCCCAATATCCAAATGAAGCGAATCACAAATCCAGATGGCTCCGTGACAGAAAAAGCGGAACTTTCAGACAAAGAAAAACAAGAAATCATTTTGAAAAATATCAAACGACTCTTAGGCGAAAGTGAGTGA
- a CDS encoding flagellar basal body P-ring protein FlgI — translation MKIIKKMEITKPNVKTLLTILVVGISSLTGSLLAVETRLKDLVRIDAVRENQLTGFGLVVGLNGTGDTKNPLTEEALQNYLSGLGVNTKKNLREAKNTASVLITANVPVNLKEGDKIDVVVSSLGDARSLEGGVLLQSPLKAANGETIAVASGVLVFGGKEKKRGADKKSGSNTALVPFGAILEKSIPNAPITKSVKLTLLEKDYSTMSAIVEAITQELSVVPEVVSPTEVLVPLPVSSSTTGPNGELATGAPKLDLNFLSKLENLTINSSPVARVVINERTGTIVMGANIAIDEVAISQQGLSIQVTNRDKARYFFPIQDDGKGESVFVLKETTQVSDVVGALNKVGASTKDIISILEALKKQGALKAELVIQ, via the coding sequence ATGAAAATCATTAAGAAGATGGAAATCACAAAGCCAAACGTAAAAACTCTCTTAACAATACTCGTTGTTGGTATCTCCAGTTTGACTGGATCATTACTCGCAGTGGAAACAAGACTGAAAGACCTCGTGCGTATCGATGCGGTTCGGGAAAACCAACTGACCGGCTTTGGTTTGGTTGTGGGACTTAATGGTACGGGAGATACAAAAAATCCTCTGACGGAAGAAGCACTCCAAAACTACTTGTCTGGTCTTGGTGTGAATACCAAAAAGAATTTACGTGAAGCCAAAAATACGGCTTCGGTTTTAATTACTGCCAATGTCCCTGTAAATTTAAAAGAAGGGGATAAAATTGATGTTGTAGTATCGTCTCTTGGGGATGCCCGCTCTTTGGAAGGCGGAGTGTTACTCCAATCTCCACTCAAAGCGGCAAATGGCGAGACCATTGCCGTTGCTTCTGGTGTTCTTGTGTTTGGTGGGAAAGAGAAAAAACGAGGTGCCGATAAAAAGTCGGGTTCCAATACCGCTCTTGTTCCTTTTGGTGCCATTTTAGAAAAATCCATTCCCAACGCACCCATCACAAAATCAGTAAAACTCACTCTCTTAGAAAAAGACTATTCCACGATGAGTGCCATTGTGGAGGCAATTACACAAGAATTGTCGGTAGTCCCTGAAGTGGTATCCCCCACGGAAGTTCTTGTTCCCCTTCCGGTTTCTTCGAGTACAACAGGTCCCAATGGTGAATTGGCAACCGGTGCACCGAAACTAGATCTGAATTTTTTATCGAAATTGGAAAATCTCACCATCAATTCGTCCCCAGTCGCACGCGTTGTGATCAATGAACGCACGGGAACGATTGTGATGGGGGCAAACATAGCCATTGATGAGGTGGCGATTTCCCAACAAGGTCTATCGATCCAAGTGACAAACCGAGACAAAGCCAGGTACTTTTTCCCGATCCAAGACGATGGAAAAGGGGAATCGGTTTTTGTTCTCAAAGAAACCACCCAAGTCTCTGATGTGGTGGGTGCTTTAAACAAAGTTGGGGCCTCAACGAAGGACATTATTTCCATTTTGGAAGCCTTAAAAAAACAAGGGGCATTAAAAGCAGAACTTGTGATTCAGTAA